The nucleotide window AGGACGCGCATGAAGCCATCCGCCCTGTTGACGTGACCATCACGCCCGATGAGGTGAAAATTCACCTGCCGCCGGAGCAGTACAATCTTTATCGGCTCATCTGGTCGCGCTTTGTGGCCTCGCAGATGGCCGGGGCGCGCTTTCACGACACCACGGTCAGTATTGCCTGCGCGCATACGCAGTGGAAGGCCAAGGGCGAGCGCCTGCTGTTCCCCGGTTTTCTGGCGGCCATGCCGCGCGGCAAGGATGAGGCGGACGCTGAACTGCCGCCGCTGACCGCAGGGCAGACGCTCACGCTCGAAAAGCTCGACAAGGAGCAGAAGTTCACCCAGCCTCCGGCCCGCTTCAGCGAAGCAAGCCTTGTGCGCGAGCTGGAAGAGCTGGGCATCGGGCGTCCTTCCACCTATGCGGCCATTATTTCCACCCTTCAGGACAGGGAATACGTGAGCCTGAAAGAGCGCCACTTTGTGCCCACCGACCTTGGGCGCGTGGTATGCACCCAGCTTGTGGAGCATTTCGGCAAGCTCATGGACGTGGGCTTCACAGCCCAGATGGAAGAAAACCTGGACAAGGTGGCCGAAGGTCAGGAACAGTGGGTCGAACTGCTGCGGCGTTTTTCGGAAGATTTCAATCCCACGCTGGCGGCTGCGTCCAAAAATATGAAGAGCCTCAAAGGGGGTATGCCCGCAAACCTGCCCTGCCCGGAGTGCGGCAAGGATCTGCTCATCAAGTTTGGCAAGGCCGGGGCTTTTCTGGCCTGTTCCGGCTATCCGGAATGCCGCTACACCAGCAATTTTGAGCGTACGGAAGACGGCACCGTGGAAGCCGTGGCCCAGGAAAAGCCCCAGTATGAAAAGGTGGGAGAATGCCCGCAGTGCGGCAAAGACCTGGTGATCAAGAAGTCCCGCACTGGCAGCAGCTTCATTGCCTGCACGGGCTATCCCGATTGCAAGTACGCGGCTCCGCTTTCCACCGGGGTGCCTTGCCCGCGTTGCGGCAAGGGTTCGCTGGTTGAAAAAAGCACCAAGCGCGGCAAGATATTTTATTCATGCGACCAGTACCCGCAGTGTGATTTTGCCCTGTGGGACAAGCCCGTGCCCGGCCCGTGCCCACGGTGCAATTCGCCCTATCTGATCGAAAAGAAAAGCCGCGATGGCGCAAAGGTCATCTGCCCGGTCAAGGGTTGCGGCTATGTGAAGGAGGATGGAGATGGGTAAGAAAAACGATGCCTCTCTGTTGCCTTCAGACGGCGAAGGCCCCAAGGGTACGCCGGAATCTCTGGTGACAACCCCGTGGGAAGACACGCTTGAAGCCCGCGCTGCGGCCCTGCTGACGGGGGGCGAACCTCTGGTGCTTGTGACTGTGGTGAGCCGTACAGGCTCTGCCCCGCGCGAAGCCGGAACCCGCGCCCTTCAGACTCGCAACGGATTTGAAGGAACAGTGGGCGGCGGCCTGCTTGAAGCGCGCGCCATGGAAGCGGCCCGCAACAGCCTTGCAAGCGGCCTTTCTGCGCGTGTTTCGTGCGACATGAGCGGCTTTACGCCCAACAGCGACATGATCTGCGGCGGCGGCATGGAAGTACTGTGCGAGGTGCTTGCACCCCGTCAGGCTGAAATGTTCGCTCTTGCGGCAGAGGTTCTGCGGCTGGGCGGTCGGGGCGTATGGCTGGTTGAACTGCGCCAGGACGGCGTTTCGCTGCATGGCGAGGCGGAAACCCCGCAGCGGCGGCTGTTTGTGGACGCCCTGCCGGAACATGCCGTTCAGCCCGAAGGCGCGACCGTGGGGCTGGACGCGGTAAACCCCCTGCTGGAGAAGCGCAAGGGCCGCCCCGGGCTGGCAGGCGTTGACGGACGCATCTTTTACGTGGAACCTCTGGATGCGCCGCCAGTGCTCCTGCTGTGCGGCGGCGGGCATGTGTCGCTGGAAGTTGCGCGGCTGGCCCATTCCTGCGGCTTTGTGGTGGATGTGGTGGACGACCGCGAAGAGTTTTCCAATGCGGGGCGCTTCCCCATGGCCCGCTATTGCCGGGTTTTGCCGGGCTACGAGAACCTTGTGCAGACCTGCGATATCGGGCGCAGACATTTTGTGGCCATTATCACGCGTGGGCACAGTTTTGACCGTGAGGCCCTGGCTCAGGCCTTGACAAGTCATGCCCAGTATGTGGGCATGATCGGCAGCAGAACCAAGCGCGAACAGGTGTATGCCGCTTTGCGCAAGCAGGGGGTGCCGGATGCGGAACTTGCTGCCGTATGTTGCCCCATTGGCCTTTCCATAGAGGCGGAGACCCCGCAGCAGATTGCAGTTTCCATTGTGGCCGAGCTGCTGGCCGCCCGTGCCGGAACCCTGGTGCGTCTGCGGTTTGACGATTAGAGCAGTTGACAATGAAAGGAGTTGATTGCCCGGCAAAAATTTTTTTGAAAATTCTTGCCGCGAAATGCGGGCAGGCAGGTTTTTGCCTGCTGTAGGCGCATTTCAGGTGTTAACTGGCCCTGAAAGGCGAGTGTGCGCCGCTCCGCCGCGCAGTTGCCTGCTGCCGGATTGCCGGGTGCGCAGATACTTCATCCCTTACCCTCCAAGGCGCTTTGCATGACCCTTACAATTGTCGCCCTGCTGTTTCTCCTGCTTGTAGGCATTTATATAAATGCCAGGATGCGTACTGCGCGCCATCTGCGCTGCATCGCAGAGGAGAAGGGCGATATTGCCAGGGCCTCCGGCATGACGGCCAGCATCGGCGTTTTTTATCCTGATGTGAGCGCCACTGTTGTTATGGGCGTTTCTGAGGAAATCGGGGCGTGTTATTACCGTGTGCTGCGCGACGGCAAGGTCATCAACCGCAGCCGTATCAATCTGGCCAACATCAAGCGTGTGGAACTGCTGATTAACGGCGATGTGCGCAATGTGGGCATTCCATCCACCCAGGCCACCAGTTTCCTCAAGGCCACCGATGTGGCAGGCAGAATACTTTCCCAGTATTCCCCTACAGACCTGCGCGTCATGCTCCGTGTTGGCCTGCGGATTGTCTTTGCGGGCGAAAGCGGTGCAGAGAAGCAGCTGGAGATAACCGTGCTGCGTATGACTGACGAGCGTCACAAGTTCAAGCGCATGGAGCTGCTTAAGGATACCGTATGGTGGGTGGTCTTTCTGGACAGCGCAAGCGCCAATGCCAGACACATCAGGGAGTACTTTGAGAAGAGTGAAACCCCTGATTCTGATGGAGAATTTTTTTAAAAAAATAGTCAATAATTTCAGCGTGTTATAAAAAAATACCACGATACCATAACTGCCTGAAATTACACGGAATAATCACATTCAACATTTGGCTGCCCAACAGCCCGATACATTGCTTTTTGGCGTGAACTGTGCTTTTTAAAGGGGTGGTTTACTGCAATTGTCGGTGAGTTTATCAGGCTGGGGCTGTATGACGCCCCCAACGCGTCATGAGGCGCTTGTTCGCGCCAAGTCTTTCATGCTGATCCCCCCCCCAGGAACGACGTTTAGCGATGACCCGTCTCGGTGGAAAATTAAGCCGCCGCCGTTACGCCGTGCGTGTTTTGAGCGCCGTGCGCCACGCCATATGGAGTTATTCATGAGTATCAGACCTATTGCGAAAATTTCAGTTGTATTGGGGCTTTGCCTTGCCCTTGTCGCCTGCCAGAGCGACAAAAAAGGACAACCCGACATGCGCTTGCCGGTGTCGGCTGTTGAAGTAACCGTCGCCGATGCCTCCTGGCCCAGCCAGTTCCAGGCGCAGGCCTCAGGTTCACGCGCTGTTGAAGTGCGCGCCCGCGTTCAGGGTATTATTGAAAAGCGTCTGTATAACGAAGGCGATTTCGTTAAGGCCGGACAGCAGATGTTCCAGCTTGAACGCGACCAGTACGAAGCCCAGGTACAGCAGGCGCAGGCCCAGTACGTGAACGCGGAACGTGAATGGAAGCGCATTCGTCCCCTGTACGAAAAGAACGCCGTTTCCCAGAAAGACCGCGATTCTGCCTTGGCCGCGTACGACAGCGCCAAGGCATCCCTGCGTCAGGCCAAGATCAATCTGGATTACTGCCAGGTGGTGGCTCCTGTTTCCGGCTACAGCAGCAAGGAAAACTACACACCCGGCAACCTGGTGAGCAACAACTCGCTGCTTACCTATGTGAACCAGACAGACCCCATGTACATTGACTTTTCCATTGCCGCGCCTGACCGAATGCAGCGCCAGCAGCTTGCAGCCTCGGGCATCCTGGTGTTCCCGAAGGACAACCGCTACAAGGCCAGATTGCGCCTGCTGGATGGCACCATGTACGGCACGGAAGGCGACGTGACCTTTATCGATAGCCAGGTGCAGCCCACCACGGGCGTTATCAAGGCCCGCGCGGTGTTTCCCAATGCCGACGGGCAGATTATGCCCGGGCAGTATGTGCGCCTGTTTGTGGAAGGCGACATCCTCAAGAACGCCATTCTTATTCCGCAAAAGTGCGTTATCGTGACCCAGAAGGGTACCGTGGTCATGGGGCTGGACAAGGACGACAAGGTCTACCCCATTCCCATCACGGTGACTGTGGCTGTGGGAGATCAATATCTGGTGGGTTCCGGCCTCAAGGGCGGGGAACGCATCATCAGTGAAGGTATCATCAAAGCCCGCCCCGGGACTCAAGTGCGCGTGCAGCAAGCCGGTGGGCAGCAGCCCCAGGATGCCGCGCCGAAGAAGTAGGTAGCATATGGCTGTTTCTACAAAGCCGAATTTCTTTTTGCGCAGGCCGGTTCTGTCGGCCGTTATCTCTATCGTCATAACCCTGGTGGGCGCGCTGGCCATGAAGGCCCTGCCCATCGCACAATACCCCGACCTTGTGCCGCCCACGGTCAACGTGAGCGTGTCGTACCCCGGCGCTTCTGCGGAAACCATTGCCTCCACGGTTCTGGCTCCCCTCGAAGTGAATATCAACGGTGTGGAAAACATGCTCTACATGACTTCCATTGCCGCTTCGGGTTCCGGCTCGGGCAACATCAACGTGTACTTCAAGCTGGGCAGTGATGCCAACATGGCCCTGGTCAACGTGAACAACAAGGTTAACCTGGCCCAGGCCACCTTGCCGGAAGATGTGCGCAGGCAGGGCGTCACGGTCGTCAAGCGTTCGCCCGCCATGTTGCAGGTGTTCTGTTTCTATTCGCCCGACGGGCGCTATAGCGACGTGTTCATCCACAACTGGGCCCAGGTCAACGTGGTTGACGAACTCAAGCGCCTCAACGGCGTGGGCGACTGCTCACTTTTTGGCAGCATGGACTACTCCATGCGTATCTGGCTGCAACCGGACAAGCTCGCCAAGTACGGCATTACCACAAAGCAGGTAACCTCGGCCATTCAGGAGCAGAACTCGCAGTACGCCCCTGGACGTCTGGGCGACATGCCCACGGCCGACTCCACCCAGCTTACCTGGCAGATCGATACCCAGGGCCGCCTTGTAACGCCTGAAGAATTTGGCGAAATCATCATCCGCACCGGAGACGACAGCGCCATGCTGCGGCTCAAGGATGTGGCGCGTATAGAACTGGGCGGCAAGGACTACAGCGTTCTTTCCAGCTACAACGGCATGGGTGCCCGCATGGGCGCCGTGTATCTGTTGCCGGGCGCCAACGCCATCGCCACCGGCGATATGGTAAAGGCCAAGCTGGAGGACATTGCCTCGCGCATGCCCGATGGTCTGGCTTACACCCTGCTGGTGGACAACAACGACTTCGTTATCGAATCCATCAAGGAAGTGGTGAGCACCCTTGTCGAAGCCATGATCCTGGTGTTCATCGTTGTTTACGTCTTTCTGCAAAACTGGCGCGCCACGCTCATTCCCTGCATTGCCGTACCTGTATCCATTATAGGCACGTTCGCGGGTCTGTACGCCTTTGGCTACACCATCAACACGCTTACGCTGTTCGCTCTGGTGCTTGCCATCGGTATCGTGGTGGACGACGCCATCGTTGTGCTTGAAAACGTTGAACGTATCATGAGTTCGGAGCATCTGCCGCCCAGGGAGGCGACAGCAAAGGCCATGAACGAAGTT belongs to Desulfovibrio desulfuricans DSM 642 and includes:
- the topA gene encoding type I DNA topoisomerase, with the protein product MGKQLIIVESPAKVKTIKKFLGPQYMVQASVGHVRDLPSSSLGVDEANDFAPHYEVIDNKKNVVSELRAAASKADTVYLAPDPDREGEAIAWHVAELIRDKAKDIKRIQFNEITAKAVKEALAHPRELNVHLFDAQQARRVLDRLVGYKISPLLWKSIKRGISAGRVQSVALRLIVEREEAREVFKPEEYWLFKALLAADVPPPFKAELAKVGGKKAVVSNAAQAKDIEDAMAGKPFVVESVEEKERERAPQPPFITSTLQQAANQRLSYTAKRTMNIAQRLYEGVELGDRGLTALITYMRTDSTRIADEARDAAKAFIEGTFGKEYLPKRARVYKAKGGAQDAHEAIRPVDVTITPDEVKIHLPPEQYNLYRLIWSRFVASQMAGARFHDTTVSIACAHTQWKAKGERLLFPGFLAAMPRGKDEADAELPPLTAGQTLTLEKLDKEQKFTQPPARFSEASLVRELEELGIGRPSTYAAIISTLQDREYVSLKERHFVPTDLGRVVCTQLVEHFGKLMDVGFTAQMEENLDKVAEGQEQWVELLRRFSEDFNPTLAAASKNMKSLKGGMPANLPCPECGKDLLIKFGKAGAFLACSGYPECRYTSNFERTEDGTVEAVAQEKPQYEKVGECPQCGKDLVIKKSRTGSSFIACTGYPDCKYAAPLSTGVPCPRCGKGSLVEKSTKRGKIFYSCDQYPQCDFALWDKPVPGPCPRCNSPYLIEKKSRDGAKVICPVKGCGYVKEDGDG
- a CDS encoding XdhC family protein encodes the protein MGKKNDASLLPSDGEGPKGTPESLVTTPWEDTLEARAAALLTGGEPLVLVTVVSRTGSAPREAGTRALQTRNGFEGTVGGGLLEARAMEAARNSLASGLSARVSCDMSGFTPNSDMICGGGMEVLCEVLAPRQAEMFALAAEVLRLGGRGVWLVELRQDGVSLHGEAETPQRRLFVDALPEHAVQPEGATVGLDAVNPLLEKRKGRPGLAGVDGRIFYVEPLDAPPVLLLCGGGHVSLEVARLAHSCGFVVDVVDDREEFSNAGRFPMARYCRVLPGYENLVQTCDIGRRHFVAIITRGHSFDREALAQALTSHAQYVGMIGSRTKREQVYAALRKQGVPDAELAAVCCPIGLSIEAETPQQIAVSIVAELLAARAGTLVRLRFDD
- a CDS encoding efflux RND transporter periplasmic adaptor subunit, which translates into the protein MSIRPIAKISVVLGLCLALVACQSDKKGQPDMRLPVSAVEVTVADASWPSQFQAQASGSRAVEVRARVQGIIEKRLYNEGDFVKAGQQMFQLERDQYEAQVQQAQAQYVNAEREWKRIRPLYEKNAVSQKDRDSALAAYDSAKASLRQAKINLDYCQVVAPVSGYSSKENYTPGNLVSNNSLLTYVNQTDPMYIDFSIAAPDRMQRQQLAASGILVFPKDNRYKARLRLLDGTMYGTEGDVTFIDSQVQPTTGVIKARAVFPNADGQIMPGQYVRLFVEGDILKNAILIPQKCVIVTQKGTVVMGLDKDDKVYPIPITVTVAVGDQYLVGSGLKGGERIISEGIIKARPGTQVRVQQAGGQQPQDAAPKK